The Papaver somniferum cultivar HN1 unplaced genomic scaffold, ASM357369v1 unplaced-scaffold_83, whole genome shotgun sequence genome has a segment encoding these proteins:
- the LOC113345790 gene encoding probable protein phosphatase 2C 38 has protein sequence MWRTLANAFMKMVSPCWRSSAKGDDSRDRNGRINGLLWYKDLGENLNGEFSMAVVQANSMLEDQSRIESGPLSSCDSGPQGTFVGIYDGHAGPEASRYLNEHLFSNLKRLVWEQQGMSGDVIHKAFIETEEGFLSLVRKQWLSRPQILSVGSCCVVGIICSGTLYVGNAGDSRLVLGRLEKATRQVVATQLSTEHNASIDSVREEMRTLHPDDPQIVVLRHKVWRVKGIIQVTRSLGDAYLKKAEFNRDPLQSKFRLPPFDKPLLRPDPSILVHKLKPQDQFLIFASDGLWEHLSNQEVVDIVHHNPHNGIAKKLVKSALQRAAKKREMRYSDLKKIDRGVRRHFHDDITVVVLFLSPNVISKALFRTPTVSMRGGGGPTHLNTHLKC, from the exons ATGTGGCGTACGCTAGCAAATGCGTTCATGAAGATGGTGTCACCTTGTTGGAGATCTTCGGCTAAAGGCGATGATAGCAGAGATAGAAATGGTAGAATAAATGGGTTGTTATGGTATAAAGATTTAGGTGAAAATTTAAATGGTGAATTCTCAATGGCAGTAGTTCAAGCCAATAGTATGTTGGAAGACCAGAGTCGAATCGAATCAGGGCCATTGAGTTCATGTGATTCGGGTCCGCAAGGGACGTTTGTAGGAATCTATGACGGTCATGCAGGACCAGAGGCTTCACGCTACTTAAACGAGCATCTGTTCTCAAATCTGAAGA GATTAGTGTGGGAGCAACAGGGAATGTCAGGTGATGTTATTCACAAAGCGTTTATAGAAACAGAAGAGGGATTCCTTTCTCTTGTAAGGAAACAATGGTTGAGTAGACCACAAATCTTGTCAGTAGGCTCATGTTGTGTAGTAGGAATCATTTGCAGCGGAACATTATACGTTGGAAATGCTGGAGATTCTCGACTAGTTCTAGGAAGACTTGAGAAGGCTACTAGGCAAGTTGTAGCAACTCAATTATCAACAGAGCACAATGCAAGTATCGACAGTGTGAGAGAAGAGATGCGAACATTGCATCCTGATGACCCGCAGATTGTGGTTTTGAGGCATAAAGTTTGGCGTGTTAAGGGTATTATACAG GTCACGAGATCCCTCGGTGATGCTTATTTGAAGAAGGCAGAGTTCAACAGAGACCCTCTCCAATCCAAGTTTAGACTGCCACCCTTTGACAAACCGCTTCTCAGACCTGATCCGTCGATACTAGTCCACAAACTCAAACCCCAAGATCAGTTTCTCATATTTGCATCCGATGGCTTATGGGAACACCTAAGTAATCAAGAAGTCGTTGACATTGTCCATCACAATCCTCATAAC GGAATCGCTAAGAAACTAGTTAAAAGTGCGCTTCAACGAGCAGCGAAGAAAAGGGAGATGAGATATTCAGATCTAAAGAAGATCGATCGAGGAGTAAGAAGACATTTTCATGATGATATTACTGTAGTAGTTCTTTTTCTATCTCCTAATGTTATCAGTAAAGCGTTATTTCGCACACCTACGGTCTCCATGAGAGGCGGCGGCGGCCCTACACATCTAAACACACATCTCAAATGCTAG
- the LOC113345719 gene encoding protein MODIFIER OF SNC1 11-like — protein MATEIQELKEIEIPQGKTLETIFQEPVNKEDEGTKESKSETNLDSTVADADLQKKMRRAERFGVPVNLSEKDKRNTRAERFGTAPTVQESDASKNSEDLKRKARAERFGLPAKPVADATDEEAKKKARQDRFTSNSKTSPKMDSVEEDKMKARAIRFSQCPASAPSQTTNGKGISIEGTADVKASGGT, from the exons ATGGCGACAGAGATTCAAGAACTTAAAGAGATTGAAATTCCTCAAGGCAAAACCCTTGAAACAATTTTCCAAGAGCCTGTtaacaaagaagatgaaggaactaaagaaagtaaatctgagactAATTTGGATTCAACGGTAGCTGATGCAGATCTTCAGAAGAAAATGCGTAGAGCTGAACGTTTTGGAGTGCCTGTTAACTTATCTGAGAAAGATAAGAGGAATACCAGAGCTGAAAG GTTTGGCACTGCACCTACAGTCCAAGAATCAGATGCATCAAAGAACTCAGAGGACCTGAAGAGAAAGGCAAGGGCAGAGAG GTTTGGGCTGCCAGCAAAGCCTGTTGCTGATGCCACTGATGAGGAGGCAAAGAAAAAGGCTCGTCAAGACAGATTTACATCCAATTCTAAGACAAGTCCCAAGATGGATAGTGTTGAAGAAGATAAAATGAAAGCCAGGGCAATCAG GTTTTCACAATGTCCAGCTTCTGCCCCATCACAGACAACAAATGGAAAGGGGATCTCTATTGAG GGGACTGCGGATGTGAAGGCCAGTGGAGGGACCTGA